A genomic window from Desulfovibrio sp. X2 includes:
- the lpxB gene encoding lipid-A-disaccharide synthase: MESGQKRTIWINAGEASGDMHGAALIRALLAREPSLSFVGMGGPAMSAAGMSLDYDSRMLSTLGFTEVATALPRIAKMLWGTWQKLKEYRPAAIILLDSPDYNFFLARMGRKLGIPVYFYISPQVWAWRKGRVNFLKTHAREILCFLPFEQPFYERHGVRAEFIGNPLMDEIPFEELDAVQPEADLVGVLPGSRKKELYSLLPEFGEAARILRRQRPGTRFLLVRAPTIDETLLRELWPSDVPVEIVEPGDRYRAMRRAELLLAASGTVSLEAALIGTPTVVAYRLSDLTFALARRFIDVKYVSLPNLILDEQVFPELLQERANAVSIAGVAKLWLADPRLTANVRAKLAGLRDRMGEPGAPHRAARIILHDLDAFSAGR; encoded by the coding sequence ATGGAGAGCGGACAGAAGCGGACCATCTGGATCAACGCGGGCGAGGCCTCGGGCGACATGCACGGGGCGGCGCTCATACGCGCGCTTCTCGCGCGCGAGCCTTCGCTCTCCTTCGTGGGCATGGGCGGCCCGGCCATGTCCGCCGCGGGCATGTCGCTGGACTACGACAGCCGCATGCTCTCCACCCTCGGCTTCACCGAGGTGGCCACGGCCCTGCCGCGCATCGCCAAGATGCTCTGGGGCACCTGGCAGAAGCTCAAGGAATACCGCCCCGCGGCGATCATCCTGCTGGACTCGCCGGACTACAACTTCTTCCTGGCGCGCATGGGCCGCAAGCTCGGCATCCCGGTCTACTTCTACATAAGCCCCCAGGTCTGGGCCTGGCGCAAGGGCCGGGTCAACTTCCTGAAGACCCACGCCCGCGAGATCCTCTGCTTCCTGCCCTTCGAGCAGCCCTTCTACGAGCGCCACGGCGTGCGCGCCGAGTTCATCGGCAACCCGCTCATGGACGAGATCCCCTTCGAGGAGCTGGACGCCGTGCAGCCCGAGGCCGACCTCGTGGGCGTGCTGCCCGGCAGCCGCAAGAAGGAGCTCTACTCGCTGCTCCCGGAGTTCGGCGAGGCCGCGCGCATCCTGCGCCGCCAGCGGCCGGGCACGCGCTTCCTCCTGGTGCGCGCGCCGACCATCGACGAGACGCTGCTGCGCGAGCTGTGGCCCTCGGACGTGCCCGTGGAGATCGTGGAGCCCGGCGATCGCTACCGGGCCATGCGCCGCGCCGAGCTCCTGCTCGCCGCCTCGGGCACGGTGAGCCTCGAGGCCGCGCTCATCGGCACGCCCACGGTGGTGGCCTACCGCCTCTCGGACCTGACCTTCGCCCTGGCGCGCCGCTTCATCGACGTGAAGTACGTGAGCCTGCCGAACCTGATCCTGGACGAGCAGGTCTTTCCGGAGCTCCTGCAGGAGAGGGCCAACGCCGTGTCCATCGCGGGCGTGGCCAAGCTCTGGCTGGCCGACCCGCGCCTGACCGCGAACGTGCGCGCCAAGCTCGCCGGGCTGCGCGACCGCATGGGCGAGCCCGGCGCCCCGCACCGCGCTGCCCGCATCATCCTCCACGATCTCGACGCCTTCTCCGCAGGGCGCTGA
- a CDS encoding Gfo/Idh/MocA family protein, with amino-acid sequence MKKMKVAVVGLGWMGKVHLRNYSQMPKVEVVGVLDVDEKILQEVHEQYDVPVFQDLEKLLDQGPEAVSVCVPTVHHHATAMAVIGRGIPLLVEKPLAASSAEGKELVATAKAKGVPLMVGHIERFNPAVERLHDLLSEENHVISIMFERVGPYPPRIQDVGVVRDLASHDIDLACHLTGSRYKSVSAFTSSNVGKHEDTVVLSGEMENGVLVQINCNWVTPYKSRKIHVATKTRYIEANLITQQVKEYSKFESYQQSYNVREWPVIFREPVREELTRFLAAVETGGPVPISGESGLYVLETIERITTCGA; translated from the coding sequence ATGAAAAAGATGAAAGTCGCCGTGGTCGGCCTCGGCTGGATGGGCAAGGTGCATCTGCGCAACTACTCCCAGATGCCGAAGGTCGAGGTCGTCGGCGTCCTGGACGTGGACGAGAAGATCCTGCAAGAGGTCCACGAGCAGTACGACGTGCCCGTCTTCCAGGACCTGGAGAAGCTGCTGGACCAGGGGCCCGAGGCCGTCTCGGTCTGCGTGCCCACCGTGCACCACCACGCCACGGCCATGGCCGTGATCGGGCGCGGCATCCCACTGCTCGTGGAGAAGCCGCTGGCCGCCAGCTCGGCCGAGGGCAAGGAGCTGGTCGCGACCGCCAAGGCCAAGGGCGTGCCCCTGATGGTCGGCCACATCGAGCGTTTCAACCCCGCCGTGGAGCGCCTGCACGACCTCCTGAGCGAGGAGAACCACGTCATCTCCATCATGTTCGAGCGCGTGGGCCCCTACCCGCCGCGCATCCAGGACGTGGGCGTGGTCCGCGACCTGGCCTCGCACGACATCGACCTGGCCTGCCACCTGACCGGCTCGCGCTACAAGAGCGTCTCGGCCTTCACCTCCAGCAACGTGGGCAAGCACGAGGACACCGTGGTCCTCTCCGGCGAGATGGAGAACGGCGTGCTGGTGCAGATCAACTGCAACTGGGTCACGCCCTACAAGTCGCGCAAGATCCACGTGGCCACCAAGACCCGCTACATCGAGGCCAACCTGATCACGCAGCAGGTCAAGGAATACAGCAAGTTCGAGAGCTACCAGCAGAGCTACAACGTGCGCGAGTGGCCCGTGATCTTCCGCGAGCCCGTGCGCGAGGAGCTGACCCGCTTCCTCGCGGCCGTGGAGACGGGCGGGCCCGTGCCCATCAGCGGCGAGTCCGGGCTCTACGTGCTCGAGACCATCGAGCGCATCACGACCTGCGGGGCCTGA
- a CDS encoding DUF5658 family protein, whose protein sequence is MTASISKTALALLLVVLQVPDIRTTNRILALGGRELNPAVRLLMRLGPRWWWPKLVLAGVAAYWLAASSDPEAVWLLGLVDLAYLGVVLSNLRQMKRLERRARP, encoded by the coding sequence ATGACCGCGAGCATTTCCAAGACAGCCCTGGCCCTGCTCCTGGTCGTCCTGCAGGTTCCCGACATCCGGACCACCAACCGCATCCTGGCCCTTGGCGGCCGGGAGCTGAACCCCGCCGTGCGCCTGCTCATGCGCCTGGGCCCGCGCTGGTGGTGGCCCAAGCTCGTCCTGGCCGGGGTGGCGGCTTACTGGCTCGCGGCCTCGAGCGATCCCGAGGCGGTCTGGCTGCTCGGCCTGGTCGACCTGGCCTACCTGGGCGTGGTCCTCTCCAACCTGCGCCAGATGAAAAGGCTCGAACGCCGCGCCCGACCTTGA
- a CDS encoding circadian clock KaiB family protein, whose translation MYSLTLFITGNGPASARAEQNLRRICDHAMDGQVRLEIVDVLQSPELAEEEGILATPTLIKRAPPPIRRLIGDLSDEAQVLAGLDFYPSH comes from the coding sequence ATGTATTCACTGACGCTCTTCATCACAGGCAACGGTCCGGCCTCGGCCCGGGCCGAACAGAACCTCCGCCGCATCTGCGACCATGCCATGGACGGGCAGGTCCGGCTCGAGATCGTGGACGTCCTGCAAAGCCCGGAGCTGGCCGAGGAGGAAGGCATCCTGGCCACGCCGACGCTCATCAAGCGCGCCCCGCCGCCCATAAGGCGCCTCATCGGAGACCTCTCGGACGAGGCCCAGGTGCTCGCGGGGCTCGACTTCTACCCCAGCCACTGA
- a CDS encoding phosphoribosylanthranilate isomerase, whose protein sequence is MRPTYSTDPADPADPADTGDFEPRAPHRLPPLAVQAAGVRSPAEARMLASLGVDLIGFPLRLPVHTPDTSEEEAAAIIREAGIAARACCITYETDPAAVAALCAKLAVSWVQLHAVVAPADAAGLRALAPGLGVIASLVVADGPGGGNLSELLALGSSLAPHVDAFITDTFDPSTGARGATGKVHDWSLSAALARGLPRPLILAGGLTPNNVAAAVRAVRPAGVDAHTGLEDAAGNKDRARVAAFVAAAKAALSEVA, encoded by the coding sequence ATGCGTCCCACATACTCCACAGATCCCGCAGATCCCGCAGATCCCGCCGACACCGGCGATTTCGAGCCCCGCGCCCCGCACCGGCTGCCGCCCCTGGCCGTGCAGGCCGCGGGCGTGCGCTCGCCGGCCGAGGCGCGCATGCTCGCTTCCCTCGGCGTGGACCTGATCGGCTTTCCCCTGCGCCTGCCCGTGCACACGCCGGACACGAGCGAGGAGGAGGCCGCGGCCATCATCCGCGAGGCGGGCATCGCCGCCCGGGCCTGCTGCATCACCTACGAGACCGACCCCGCGGCCGTGGCCGCGCTCTGCGCGAAGCTCGCCGTCTCCTGGGTGCAGCTGCACGCGGTCGTCGCGCCGGCCGACGCGGCCGGGCTGCGCGCGCTCGCGCCCGGGCTCGGCGTCATCGCCAGCCTCGTGGTCGCGGACGGCCCGGGTGGCGGCAACCTCTCCGAACTCCTGGCCCTGGGATCGAGCCTCGCGCCCCACGTGGACGCCTTCATCACCGACACCTTCGACCCGTCCACGGGCGCGCGCGGGGCCACGGGCAAGGTCCACGACTGGTCGCTCTCCGCCGCCCTGGCGAGGGGGCTTCCCCGCCCGCTCATCCTGGCCGGGGGGCTCACCCCAAACAACGTGGCCGCGGCCGTGCGCGCCGTGCGGCCCGCGGGCGTGGACGCCCACACCGGGCTCGAGGACGCGGCCGGAAACAAGGACCGGGCCAGGGTCGCCGCCTTCGTGGCCGCGGCCAAGGCCGCCCTGTCCGAGGTCGCCTGA
- the yjgA gene encoding ribosome biogenesis factor YjgA has translation MARRTHGNFQDGSGNDDGYEGEEPKSRSQLKREMTALQKLGKRLLDLPESKLRSLGLRDDLLEAVLLARRITDHEGKRRQLQFVGRLMREIDTSAVEALFTELDAARELDAARFQRLERWRDRLVEGDEDVVDEIRAELPALDVQHVRTLARNAAREAAGNKPPKASRALFRYLRELRLAAGGNAADDAGETVWDDAPEDGPFLGE, from the coding sequence ATGGCGCGACGCACGCACGGCAATTTTCAGGACGGTTCCGGCAACGACGACGGGTACGAAGGCGAGGAGCCGAAGTCCCGCTCGCAATTGAAGCGCGAGATGACCGCGCTGCAGAAGCTCGGAAAGAGGCTGCTGGACCTGCCCGAGTCCAAGCTCAGATCCCTCGGGCTTCGCGACGACCTGCTCGAGGCGGTCCTGCTCGCGCGGCGCATCACGGACCACGAGGGCAAGCGGCGCCAGCTGCAGTTCGTCGGCCGCCTCATGCGCGAGATAGACACCTCGGCCGTGGAGGCCCTGTTCACCGAGCTCGACGCGGCGCGGGAGCTCGACGCGGCGCGCTTCCAGCGGCTCGAGCGCTGGCGCGACCGGCTGGTCGAAGGCGACGAGGACGTGGTGGACGAGATCAGGGCCGAGCTGCCCGCGCTGGACGTGCAGCACGTGCGCACCCTGGCCCGCAACGCCGCGCGCGAGGCGGCGGGCAACAAGCCGCCCAAGGCCTCTCGCGCCCTGTTCCGCTACCTGCGCGAGCTGCGCCTGGCCGCGGGCGGCAATGCCGCCGACGATGCAGGCGAGACCGTGTGGGACGACGCCCCCGAGGACGGGCCCTTTCTGGGCGAGTAG
- a CDS encoding heavy metal translocating P-type ATPase has protein sequence MHCAACQGRIERVLSRTEGVDRVSVNLAAESMEVDYDPARLSPEAIAESVSKLGFEVVLPQKEQVLELDIEGMHCASCQARIERVVGRMEGVAEAAVNLADETGRVVYDPAKTSPRAIKDAVRALGFQARTRAAGKDVFDMRRREAEERLAGMRRELIPAFGFVIPLLYLSMGHMFGLPLPPFLAPGIAPLTFTVVQALLTLPVVYTGRHFYLRGFPALARRSPDMDSLVAVGTGAALAYSFWQLGAMVVVDGGGGLSAVARAHDLYFESAAVLLTLISLGKYLEARAKLRTSGAIQKLMELAPDTATLIESGPEGDVERVVSLDEIEPGDRLLVRPGERVPVDGAVLEGRSSVDESMLTGESMPVGKTAGAEVTGGTMNIQGALTIEARRVGADSTLSRIVELVRRAQGSKAPIAGLADRVSYYFVPIVMSLALLAGLAWWVGGAEFTFALRVFVAVLVIACPCAMGLAVPTSLMVGMGRGAQLGVLIKSGEALQKAEKVAAVVFDKTGTLTRGRPELSTNAPAQGLDGDALLALAAAAETGSEHPLAGAVTRAAREKGLAVAKAEDFEALPGRGVTARVAGKAVAVGTRTFMESLGANTFDEAVAGRIASSGGTPLYVAVDGRPAGLLGVSDVLKDDAPAVVAELERMGVSVVMLTGDLEATARAVAAQAGVSRVLAQVLPDRKAEEVRKLQADGLSVAMVGDGVNDAPALAQADVGLAMGTGLDVAVEAGEVVLMGGELSGVVTALALSRAVMRNIRQNLFWAFGYNVVGIPVAMGVLHLFGGPILNPMIAGTAMALSSVSVVSNALRLRFFAPPRAARGRTAAGTEAAA, from the coding sequence ATGCACTGCGCCGCCTGCCAGGGCCGCATAGAGCGCGTGCTCTCCCGCACCGAGGGCGTGGACAGGGTCAGCGTCAACCTGGCCGCCGAGAGCATGGAGGTGGACTACGACCCCGCCCGGCTCTCGCCCGAGGCCATCGCCGAAAGCGTCTCCAAGCTCGGCTTCGAGGTCGTGCTGCCGCAAAAGGAGCAGGTCCTGGAGCTCGACATCGAGGGCATGCACTGCGCCTCCTGCCAGGCGCGCATCGAGCGCGTGGTGGGGCGCATGGAGGGCGTGGCCGAGGCCGCGGTCAACCTGGCCGACGAGACCGGGCGCGTGGTCTACGATCCCGCGAAGACCTCGCCCAGGGCGATCAAGGACGCCGTCCGCGCGCTCGGCTTTCAGGCGCGCACGCGGGCCGCGGGCAAGGACGTCTTCGACATGCGCCGCCGCGAGGCCGAGGAGCGCCTGGCAGGCATGCGGCGCGAGCTGATCCCGGCCTTCGGGTTCGTCATCCCGCTCCTCTACCTCTCCATGGGCCACATGTTCGGCCTGCCGCTGCCGCCCTTCCTCGCGCCGGGCATCGCGCCGCTCACCTTCACCGTGGTCCAGGCCCTGCTCACCCTGCCCGTGGTCTACACCGGCCGCCACTTCTACCTGCGCGGCTTCCCGGCCCTGGCGCGGCGCTCGCCGGACATGGATTCGCTGGTGGCCGTGGGCACGGGCGCGGCCCTCGCCTATTCCTTCTGGCAGCTCGGCGCGATGGTCGTCGTGGACGGCGGGGGCGGGCTCTCCGCCGTGGCCCGGGCGCACGACCTCTACTTCGAGTCTGCGGCCGTGCTGCTGACGCTCATCTCGCTCGGCAAGTACCTGGAGGCGCGGGCCAAGCTGCGCACCTCGGGCGCCATCCAGAAGCTCATGGAGCTGGCCCCGGACACGGCAACGCTCATCGAGTCGGGTCCCGAGGGCGACGTCGAGCGCGTGGTCTCCCTGGACGAGATCGAGCCGGGCGACCGGCTGCTGGTGCGCCCGGGCGAGCGCGTGCCCGTGGACGGCGCGGTCCTGGAAGGCCGCTCGAGCGTGGACGAGTCCATGCTCACGGGCGAGTCCATGCCCGTGGGCAAGACCGCCGGGGCAGAGGTCACGGGCGGAACCATGAACATCCAGGGCGCGCTGACCATCGAGGCCAGGCGCGTGGGCGCTGACTCGACCCTGTCCCGCATCGTGGAGCTCGTGCGGCGCGCCCAGGGCTCCAAGGCGCCCATCGCCGGGCTGGCCGACCGCGTGAGCTACTATTTCGTGCCCATCGTCATGAGCCTCGCGCTCCTCGCCGGGCTCGCCTGGTGGGTCGGCGGGGCCGAGTTCACCTTCGCGCTGCGCGTCTTCGTGGCCGTGCTGGTCATCGCCTGCCCCTGCGCCATGGGGCTCGCCGTGCCCACCTCGCTCATGGTCGGCATGGGGCGGGGCGCGCAGCTCGGCGTGCTCATCAAGAGCGGCGAGGCGCTGCAGAAGGCGGAGAAGGTGGCGGCCGTGGTCTTCGACAAGACCGGCACCCTGACCCGGGGCAGGCCCGAGCTTTCCACCAACGCGCCCGCGCAGGGGCTGGACGGTGACGCCCTGCTGGCCCTGGCCGCCGCGGCCGAGACCGGCAGCGAGCACCCCCTGGCCGGGGCCGTGACGCGCGCGGCGCGCGAGAAGGGCCTTGCCGTGGCCAAGGCCGAGGACTTCGAGGCCCTGCCCGGCCGCGGGGTCACGGCCCGGGTGGCGGGCAAGGCCGTGGCCGTGGGCACCCGGACCTTCATGGAGTCCCTCGGCGCGAACACGTTCGACGAGGCGGTCGCCGGGCGCATCGCCTCCTCGGGCGGCACGCCGCTCTACGTGGCCGTGGACGGACGCCCGGCCGGGCTGCTCGGCGTGAGCGACGTGCTGAAGGACGACGCCCCCGCGGTGGTGGCCGAGCTCGAGAGGATGGGCGTCAGCGTGGTCATGCTCACCGGCGACCTGGAGGCCACGGCGCGCGCCGTGGCCGCGCAGGCGGGCGTCTCGCGCGTGCTGGCCCAGGTGCTGCCCGACCGCAAGGCCGAGGAGGTGAGGAAGCTGCAGGCCGACGGACTGTCCGTGGCCATGGTCGGCGACGGGGTGAACGACGCCCCGGCCCTGGCCCAGGCCGACGTGGGGCTGGCCATGGGCACCGGCCTGGACGTGGCCGTGGAGGCGGGCGAGGTGGTGCTCATGGGCGGCGAGCTTTCGGGCGTGGTCACCGCGCTCGCGCTGTCGCGCGCCGTGATGCGCAACATCCGCCAGAACCTGTTCTGGGCCTTCGGCTACAACGTCGTCGGCATCCCCGTGGCCATGGGCGTGCTGCACCTCTTCGGCGGGCCCATCCTGAACCCCATGATCGCGGGCACGGCCATGGCGCTCTCCTCGGTCTCCGTGGTCAGCAACGCGCTGCGCCTGCGCTTCTTCGCACCGCCGCGCGCGGCGCGGGGCAGGACGGCGGCCGGGACGGAGGCCGCGGCATGA
- a CDS encoding cysteine-rich small domain-containing protein, with amino-acid sequence MKNSHSFFTNRDCAYFPCHKGVAEEDFNCLFCFCPLYFLKGCGGRPTLTPDGIKDCSGCTVPHAPGGYEHVLQRLRREFDAKRAEAAAKTDAAPEGDANAPAKDP; translated from the coding sequence ATGAAGAACTCCCACAGCTTCTTCACAAACCGCGACTGCGCCTACTTCCCCTGCCACAAGGGCGTGGCCGAGGAGGACTTCAACTGCCTCTTCTGCTTCTGTCCGCTGTATTTCCTGAAAGGGTGCGGCGGCAGGCCCACGCTCACGCCGGACGGCATCAAGGACTGCTCGGGGTGCACCGTGCCCCATGCGCCCGGAGGCTACGAGCACGTGCTGCAACGCCTGCGCCGCGAGTTCGACGCGAAGCGCGCCGAGGCCGCGGCGAAGACCGACGCGGCCCCGGAAGGTGACGCGAACGCCCCGGCGAAGGATCCCTAG
- a CDS encoding glycoside hydrolase family 3 protein: protein MLEDIMQRAMRSLALLCTLCLLLNLVAAAVAHGQTDEDLERNEKNRLLEQTYKKRLKAWRAERLRESVLLSTPRARQEREDEFAARVSDMSLREKVGQVFMVTFPGNVYSGDVADLVEKEKVGGVILYGISGNLGPARRLKRLTDELQGHATVDGDHLPLFVAVDQEGGTVSRLRDGFTQFPSAMALGATGDPDNADYEARIMATELLGVGVNVDFAPVADVNTNPENPVIGLRSFGSDPYLVAAFVRAFVESSRSEGLLCAAKHFPGHGEAAVDSHVGLPSLPFDAARLERVEFPPFIAAIAAKTPMIMTAHIALPKLNPEDPTLPATLSPAVLQGLLRGTLGYKGVIVTDSLFMGAVMKRFGPAEAAVKAFEAGADLLLFGADLYDRGEGEKTVGYEKAAMQALYDAVKSGRVSEKRLDASVERILRAKSRIAPRLLVPRDDRYALVSAGDDAGREAAEFMAGEAVTLVRNQGFLPLGETGGLAVIYPKKLDAVGKAFDSGLPWAKLVPVADDPTDDDVARAKATVKAAGGRALVVVSGVARHPAQEALVRALAAQKGAKIGVVAAGLPYDLLQFKEAPLLVATYGAHPGAFAALAAVCADEQRFTGHLPVSLPGLGDVGFAAPLRR from the coding sequence ATGCTCGAGGACATCATGCAACGCGCCATGCGCTCCCTGGCCCTGCTCTGCACCCTGTGCCTGCTCCTGAACCTCGTGGCCGCGGCCGTCGCCCACGGCCAGACCGACGAGGACCTGGAGCGCAACGAGAAGAACCGCCTCCTGGAGCAGACCTACAAGAAGCGGCTCAAGGCCTGGCGGGCCGAGCGCCTGCGCGAGAGCGTGCTGCTTTCCACCCCGCGGGCCCGCCAGGAGCGCGAGGACGAGTTCGCCGCGCGCGTCTCGGACATGAGCCTGCGCGAGAAGGTCGGCCAGGTCTTCATGGTCACCTTCCCGGGCAACGTCTATTCGGGCGATGTGGCCGACCTCGTGGAGAAGGAGAAGGTCGGCGGGGTCATCCTCTACGGCATCTCCGGCAACCTCGGCCCGGCGCGCCGGCTGAAGCGGCTCACGGACGAGCTGCAGGGCCACGCGACCGTGGACGGCGACCATCTGCCGCTCTTCGTGGCCGTGGACCAGGAAGGGGGCACCGTGTCGCGCCTGCGCGACGGCTTCACCCAGTTCCCCTCGGCCATGGCGCTGGGCGCCACGGGCGACCCGGACAACGCGGACTACGAGGCCCGGATCATGGCCACGGAGCTGCTCGGGGTGGGGGTGAACGTGGACTTCGCGCCCGTGGCCGACGTGAACACCAATCCGGAGAATCCGGTCATCGGCCTTCGCTCCTTCGGCTCGGATCCCTATCTCGTGGCCGCCTTCGTGCGCGCCTTCGTGGAGTCCAGCCGTTCCGAGGGACTGCTCTGCGCGGCCAAGCACTTCCCCGGCCACGGCGAGGCCGCGGTGGATTCCCACGTGGGCCTGCCGAGCCTGCCCTTCGACGCGGCCCGGCTCGAGCGCGTGGAGTTTCCGCCCTTCATCGCGGCCATCGCGGCCAAGACGCCCATGATCATGACCGCGCACATCGCCCTGCCCAAGCTGAACCCCGAGGATCCCACGCTGCCCGCCACGCTCTCGCCCGCCGTGCTTCAGGGGCTTTTGCGCGGCACGCTCGGCTACAAGGGCGTCATCGTCACGGACTCGCTGTTCATGGGAGCGGTCATGAAGCGCTTCGGCCCGGCCGAGGCCGCGGTCAAGGCCTTCGAGGCGGGCGCGGACCTGCTCCTCTTCGGCGCGGACCTCTATGACCGGGGCGAGGGCGAGAAGACCGTGGGCTACGAGAAGGCGGCCATGCAGGCGCTCTACGACGCGGTCAAGTCCGGCCGCGTCTCCGAGAAGCGCCTGGACGCGTCCGTGGAGCGCATCCTGCGCGCCAAGTCGCGCATCGCGCCCCGCCTGCTGGTGCCCAGGGACGACCGCTACGCCCTGGTCTCGGCGGGCGACGACGCGGGCCGGGAGGCCGCGGAGTTCATGGCCGGAGAGGCCGTGACCCTGGTGCGCAACCAGGGCTTCCTGCCGCTCGGCGAGACCGGCGGGCTGGCGGTGATCTATCCGAAGAAGCTCGACGCGGTGGGCAAGGCCTTCGATTCCGGCCTGCCCTGGGCGAAGCTCGTGCCCGTGGCCGACGACCCGACGGACGACGACGTGGCCCGGGCCAAGGCCACGGTCAAGGCCGCCGGGGGCCGCGCCCTGGTCGTGGTCAGCGGCGTGGCGCGCCATCCGGCGCAGGAGGCGCTCGTGCGCGCGCTCGCCGCGCAGAAGGGCGCGAAGATCGGTGTGGTCGCGGCCGGGCTGCCCTACGACCTCCTGCAATTCAAGGAGGCCCCGCTGCTCGTGGCCACCTACGGCGCGCACCCGGGAGCCTTCGCCGCCCTGGCCGCGGTCTGCGCGGACGAACAGCGCTTCACCGGGCATCTGCCCGTCTCCCTGCCTGGCCTGGGCGACGTGGGCTTCGCCGCGCCGCTCAGGCGCTAG
- a CDS encoding Hpt domain-containing protein: MDNAPDLTSLAEEEVLDTAKSLDRLDNEVDFLKEIYALFLEDGPQRLERFEQAADADDLPAAAKAAHSLKGMCGTVNAPALMELSLRVEQACREGDRDAVQALRPAYGQLMDLVLRRMQAFIDAA, encoded by the coding sequence GTGGACAACGCGCCCGATCTCACCAGCCTCGCCGAAGAAGAGGTGCTCGACACGGCCAAGTCCCTGGACCGCCTGGACAACGAGGTCGATTTCCTGAAGGAGATCTACGCCCTCTTCCTCGAGGACGGGCCGCAGCGCCTCGAGCGCTTCGAGCAGGCCGCGGACGCGGACGACCTGCCCGCGGCGGCCAAGGCCGCGCATTCGCTGAAGGGCATGTGCGGCACGGTCAACGCCCCCGCTCTCATGGAGCTCTCCCTGCGCGTGGAACAGGCCTGCCGCGAGGGCGACCGCGACGCGGTGCAGGCGCTCCGCCCGGCCTACGGGCAGCTCATGGACCTGGTCCTGCGGCGCATGCAGGCCTTCATCGACGCCGCGTAA
- a CDS encoding M48 family metallopeptidase: MGAMFNPAKEIKTHIGKAKVYLNKHQTVRCMGELLAAIKIHIFCQKKILGTDKIEIEYSLDELMNGLSAVPELKRYISSPLTYKKGAERRTYMVLIRILRRIRDDMERGTPTESPEELEAKRKRQAMLGKMEEFLMKGDQMMVAAIVNKLVSESGGDSYVLMDVAERFYKAKDWRGVVQHSLEAIRKNPKEMRAYKLAINAYRFLKEYDAAMALFKQAIGVFGHHPNIYINLTKLYYEWGKPKKAYEAAMMTLKLEPGNVEAARFVEILGPKLGLGDAPAASAEGEAPAAQAETAAEPPLTAES, encoded by the coding sequence ATGGGTGCGATGTTCAATCCGGCCAAAGAGATCAAGACCCACATAGGCAAGGCCAAGGTCTATCTCAACAAGCATCAGACCGTGCGTTGCATGGGCGAGTTGCTTGCGGCCATCAAGATCCACATCTTCTGCCAGAAGAAGATTCTCGGCACCGACAAGATCGAGATCGAGTATTCGCTCGACGAGCTCATGAACGGTCTGTCGGCCGTGCCCGAGCTCAAGCGCTACATCTCCTCACCCCTGACCTACAAGAAGGGCGCCGAGCGGCGCACCTACATGGTGCTCATCCGCATCCTCAGGCGTATCCGCGACGACATGGAGCGGGGCACGCCCACGGAAAGCCCCGAGGAACTGGAGGCCAAGCGCAAGCGCCAGGCCATGCTCGGCAAGATGGAAGAGTTCCTGATGAAGGGCGACCAGATGATGGTCGCGGCCATCGTCAACAAGCTGGTCAGCGAGTCCGGGGGTGATTCCTACGTGCTCATGGACGTGGCCGAGCGCTTCTACAAGGCCAAGGACTGGCGCGGCGTGGTGCAGCACTCGCTGGAGGCCATCCGCAAGAACCCCAAGGAGATGCGGGCCTACAAGCTGGCCATCAACGCGTACCGCTTCCTCAAAGAGTACGACGCGGCCATGGCCCTGTTCAAGCAGGCCATCGGCGTCTTCGGCCACCACCCGAACATCTACATCAACCTGACCAAGCTCTACTACGAGTGGGGCAAGCCCAAGAAGGCTTACGAGGCCGCCATGATGACCCTGAAGCTCGAGCCCGGCAACGTCGAGGCCGCGCGCTTCGTGGAGATTCTCGGCCCCAAGCTCGGCCTGGGCGATGCGCCCGCCGCGTCCGCCGAGGGCGAAGCCCCCGCGGCGCAGGCTGAGACGGCCGCCGAGCCGCCCTTGACCGCGGAATCCTGA